One segment of Segatella copri DNA contains the following:
- a CDS encoding RagB/SusD family nutrient uptake outer membrane protein, translated as MKTIKYIALGVLATSMTLANTSCSDSFLEVENPSGENLEEYYTTDAHINEALNAAYDPIHWPDWGLGQYNALNIDAEIMGDNFWVGGSNKTDQQHWHMLANYEANASNTLSSLWTVDYSGIKRCNDLLKYLGWAEANLTAANRASYEMQGRALRVYFYNNLWHYFGNIPFYLENLSAPYTAPQLKADEVYDKLIVELEAVIDSKVLPMRWDDANCGRMSQAMCYMMYAEMVMYQNDKTRYPKALQYMQELIADKSDYDIVDDYASIWKESGEWCKESIWEVNYEDGNNERGWNSPLAIGGTILPTLISPNSWPGGDGWNQGGDGWGFLPVRTETYALFADNDKRRDATVWDCRGVKYTKRYEDTGLWLAKYRPFTENNADAGFDNNLNYNNNLRVYRLAEAYLNAAELLLETGGDANQAKDYVNKIRNRAGIAELGAVTLDDVINERRLEFVGEGKRYFDLVRTGKAATVLVPDSYGYRTNSWTESKKYIPIAQAELDSDPALVQNNY; from the coding sequence ATGAAGACAATAAAATATATAGCTTTAGGAGTGTTGGCAACCAGTATGACACTGGCAAACACATCTTGCAGCGACAGCTTCCTAGAGGTGGAGAACCCATCAGGTGAAAACCTCGAAGAATATTATACCACAGATGCCCATATCAATGAGGCTCTGAATGCGGCTTACGATCCTATCCACTGGCCAGACTGGGGATTGGGACAGTATAATGCTCTCAATATCGATGCCGAGATAATGGGCGATAACTTCTGGGTAGGCGGTTCTAACAAAACCGATCAACAGCACTGGCACATGCTTGCCAACTATGAGGCAAATGCCAGCAATACCCTTAGCTCACTTTGGACAGTGGACTACTCAGGCATCAAGCGTTGTAATGACCTCTTGAAATATTTGGGCTGGGCAGAGGCTAATCTCACTGCTGCCAACAGGGCATCTTATGAGATGCAGGGTAGAGCCCTCCGTGTATATTTCTACAATAACTTGTGGCACTACTTCGGCAATATTCCTTTCTATCTGGAGAACTTGTCTGCTCCTTACACAGCCCCACAGCTCAAGGCTGATGAAGTATATGACAAATTGATAGTAGAGCTTGAGGCTGTAATTGACTCCAAGGTCCTGCCAATGCGTTGGGATGATGCCAACTGTGGAAGAATGTCGCAGGCCATGTGCTATATGATGTATGCCGAGATGGTGATGTATCAGAATGACAAGACTCGCTATCCTAAGGCTCTCCAGTATATGCAGGAGCTCATCGCCGACAAGAGTGACTATGATATAGTAGACGATTACGCCTCTATTTGGAAAGAGAGCGGCGAATGGTGCAAGGAGAGCATCTGGGAAGTAAACTATGAGGATGGTAACAACGAGCGTGGTTGGAATTCACCATTGGCTATTGGTGGTACAATATTGCCTACCTTGATTTCTCCAAACTCTTGGCCTGGTGGCGATGGTTGGAACCAAGGCGGTGACGGTTGGGGATTCCTACCTGTTCGTACCGAAACCTATGCTCTGTTTGCTGACAACGACAAGCGCCGTGATGCTACTGTATGGGACTGTCGTGGCGTGAAATATACCAAACGTTATGAGGATACTGGTCTTTGGCTGGCCAAGTATCGTCCGTTCACAGAGAACAATGCTGACGCAGGTTTCGATAATAACCTTAACTATAATAACAATCTCCGTGTATATCGCTTGGCTGAGGCTTACCTCAATGCTGCAGAGCTTTTGTTGGAGACAGGTGGCGATGCTAATCAGGCTAAGGATTATGTGAATAAGATTCGCAACCGTGCAGGAATCGCAGAGCTTGGAGCCGTAACTCTGGATGATGTTATCAATGAGCGCCGCTTGGAGTTTGTAGGTGAGGGTAAGCGTTACTTCGACCTCGTTCGCACAGGCAAGGCTGCTACCGTGTTGGTACCAGACAGCTACGGTTATCGCACCAACTCCTGGACAGAATCCAAGAAGTATATTCCTATCGCACAGGCTGAGCTTGACTCTGATCCTGCTTTGGTACAAAATAATTATTAA